Genomic segment of Bacteroidia bacterium:
ATGTTCTTTAAGTTTCCCATTTTGCATCAAGATTCTCTCCCCTCTACGCCGTTAGTTTTGTATCATGAAATCGAAAAGGCCACTTATGAATCAACAGAATTTGCTACAAAACTAAATGGCCATCCTGTTTTGAATACTTTTATTGTTGATTTTCGGGTCCGCCCCTATGATTTGTTTGAAGCACCATTAGATAAGCGTTACGCCGTTGTGAACTTAGGTGAAATGCTCATGGCCAATGACTCTATGTTTCAAGCTATGATTCAAGACAAAATCGTTATTTTAGGAGATTTTTACGAGCATGATATTCACGAAACTTTTTACGGAGATGTCCCCGGCCCGCTGATTTTATATAACGTCTTTTTAGACCTCCGGGCAGGAGACAATATCATTTCTCCCTTTATATCATTATTTTTATTAATAATTTACCTAATATTCTCATACAATATTTTTGCAACTAAAAAGCTACAAGATAGACGTTTCTTCCGGATTTTGTATAAACTGCCTTTGGGAAAGTTCTTTATTGAATACCTCAGTAACTTCTTATTTCTCGGTATTGCATCAATAGCTTGTTATTTTATCTTCAACATTCACTTAAATATTCTGCTGTTAGGTCTGTATCTAAA
This window contains:
- a CDS encoding CHASE2 domain-containing protein; translation: MNDGYFSKRGVWIASLLNSLFMLGLTYYWLQQNITYGDEVTLVKFTSILRRIVLGNEQKPNKKEVLFVNVSHDLILIDLLDDDGFPIGNQPIVDRTKLSEFLLKTKNRHRYILCDIFFKDASPSDSVLQAALNQTQKIVVSYHLNETALDTPIFKVNRGISDYETFDGMFFKFPILHQDSLPSTPLVLYHEIEKATYESTEFATKLNGHPVLNTFIVDFRVRPYDLFEAPLDKRYAVVNLGEMLMANDSMFQAMIQDKIVILGDFYEHDIHETFYGDVPGPLILYNVFLDLRAGDNIISPFISLFLLIIYLIFSYNIFATKKLQDRRFFRILYKLPLGKFFIEYLSNFLFLGIASIACYFIFNIHLNILLLGLYLNGFDYVFSAWEAKKIQARELKKNAEQPEISET